From Xylanibacter oryzae DSM 17970, a single genomic window includes:
- the ftsA gene encoding cell division protein FtsA — MAAKEFIVAIELGSSKMTGIAGRKNLDGSITVLAVATEESSSFIRKGVVYNIDKTAQCLTNIVKRLTNTLKISISQVYVGVGGQSIRSIKNTISKELPAETKVTKEMVIELMDANRNMKYPEQEILDAAEQEYMVDSQLQLDPVGIECSHLEGNFLNIMSRKTFYRNLNKCFDAAGINVAEMFLAPYALADSVLTEAERRSGCALVDIGADTTTVSVYFKNILRHLAVIPLGSNNITKDIASLQMEEEEAEKMKLKYACAFTDNSEIDSTLMLPIDQDRSVESRKFIEITEGRLEEIIENVWFQIQSSEYDDKLLGGIILTGGGSNLKDIDKAFMNHSHVDKIRIAKFVSQTIDSTNPIINEHNGMMNTVLALLSKGDINCAGDEINANGDLFSAQHPTTIQTDIHIKARQATETAPGVVRTEAEKQKAEEEALKKKEAEDEANRIAAEEERRKIAEVKKKNSIINKAGKKLKNFFESIIKEDE, encoded by the coding sequence ATGGCAGCAAAGGAATTTATCGTAGCTATTGAATTAGGTTCATCAAAGATGACAGGAATAGCCGGAAGGAAAAATCTTGACGGCAGCATAACCGTGCTTGCTGTTGCCACAGAGGAATCTTCCTCTTTTATACGCAAAGGCGTGGTTTACAATATAGATAAGACAGCACAATGTCTTACCAATATAGTTAAAAGACTGACGAATACTCTTAAGATCAGCATTAGTCAAGTATATGTTGGTGTTGGGGGTCAATCGATACGTAGCATAAAGAATACTATCTCAAAAGAGTTACCTGCTGAGACAAAAGTCACCAAAGAAATGGTTATCGAGTTGATGGATGCTAACCGAAACATGAAATATCCTGAACAAGAAATTCTGGATGCTGCCGAGCAAGAATATATGGTAGATTCTCAACTACAGTTAGATCCTGTAGGTATTGAATGCAGCCACCTAGAAGGGAACTTCCTCAATATTATGTCGCGCAAGACGTTCTATCGTAACTTGAATAAATGTTTCGACGCTGCAGGTATAAATGTTGCAGAAATGTTTCTTGCTCCTTATGCGTTAGCAGATAGTGTACTAACAGAAGCTGAAAGACGTTCTGGATGTGCGCTTGTTGATATTGGTGCTGACACAACAACAGTTTCAGTTTACTTCAAAAATATATTACGTCATCTGGCAGTTATACCTTTAGGAAGCAACAATATCACAAAGGATATAGCATCCCTGCAAATGGAAGAGGAGGAAGCTGAAAAGATGAAGCTAAAATATGCATGCGCATTCACAGACAATAGTGAGATAGACAGCACTCTTATGCTTCCTATTGATCAAGATAGATCTGTCGAAAGCAGAAAATTCATAGAAATAACAGAAGGCAGACTTGAAGAAATAATCGAAAACGTTTGGTTCCAAATACAATCATCTGAATATGATGATAAACTTTTAGGAGGTATCATATTGACCGGTGGGGGTTCAAACCTAAAGGATATAGATAAAGCATTCATGAATCACTCACATGTAGACAAAATTCGTATTGCAAAATTCGTATCACAAACAATTGACTCCACTAATCCTATTATAAACGAGCATAATGGCATGATGAACACAGTACTAGCCTTACTTTCAAAAGGGGATATTAACTGTGCTGGAGATGAAATAAATGCAAATGGAGACCTTTTTTCTGCTCAACATCCTACTACGATACAGACCGATATCCATATAAAGGCACGGCAGGCTACAGAAACAGCTCCTGGAGTAGTACGCACAGAAGCTGAAAAACAAAAGGCGGAAGAAGAAGCTCTAAAAAAGAAGGAAGCTGAAGATGAAGCTAATAGAATTGCTGCAGAAGAAGAAAGAAGAAAAATTGCAGAAGTCAAAAAGAAAAACAGCATAATAAACAAAGCTGGGAAAAAGCTCAAAAACTTCTTCGAAAGTATTATAAAAGAAGACGAGTAA
- a CDS encoding cell division protein FtsQ/DivIB: MTLNWKKSIIIVLDIVIAIYLVFAITSFNKPSDKNRLCTKVGINICDDVTDGFLSAAEIRNILIKKNLYPLNRQMQNLDIRTIEDVLRHSPFVKSAQCYKTEDGHVCINIKQRTPVIRIKSINGDDYYLDDQGGIMPNTRYVSNLIIATGYIPRWYACKILKHVANHINHDNFWKNQIMQINILQDLSVEIVPRVGDHIVYLGRPTYIQDKLSRLEKFYKYGLNQVGWNKYSYIDLEFSNQIICKKKQNI, from the coding sequence ATGACTCTAAACTGGAAAAAATCAATTATAATCGTACTTGATATTGTAATTGCAATATACTTAGTATTCGCTATTACGTCGTTTAATAAACCGAGCGATAAAAATAGATTGTGTACCAAGGTTGGTATCAATATCTGCGATGATGTAACTGATGGTTTCCTAAGTGCAGCGGAAATAAGGAATATACTTATAAAAAAGAATTTATATCCACTAAACCGTCAAATGCAGAATTTAGATATAAGAACTATTGAAGATGTTTTAAGACACAGTCCTTTCGTCAAATCTGCACAATGCTATAAAACAGAAGATGGACATGTATGTATAAACATCAAACAAAGGACACCTGTAATAAGAATTAAAAGTATAAATGGAGACGATTATTATTTGGACGACCAAGGTGGTATAATGCCGAATACTAGATACGTTTCAAACTTAATCATCGCAACAGGATACATACCAAGATGGTATGCTTGTAAGATATTAAAGCATGTGGCAAATCATATCAACCACGATAACTTTTGGAAAAACCAGATAATGCAAATTAATATTCTACAGGATCTAAGTGTTGAAATTGTACCACGCGTAGGCGATCATATAGTATATCTAGGCAGACCCACATATATACAAGACAAATTATCACGACTGGAAAAGTTTTATAAATATGGTTTGAATCAAGTAGGATGGAATAAATATTCTTATATCGACCTTGAGTTTAGCAACCAAATAATATGCAAGAAAAAACAAAATATATAA
- the murD gene encoding UDP-N-acetylmuramoyl-L-alanine--D-glutamate ligase: MKRIVILGAGESGAGAAVLAKKEGLDVFVSDMSKISDKYKKLMNDHDIEWEEEHHTKDKILNADEIIKSPGIPFSAPMIQKVIEKGIHIISEIEFAGRYTDSKMICITGSNGKTTTTSLIYHIFKSAGYDVGLAGNIGISLALQVAESPHKYYIIELSSFQLDNMYNFRANIAILLNITPDHLDRYNNCMQNYVDAKMKIIQNQTEDDSFIYWNDDPIIKKELSRYDIKAVKCPFAELKEKGAIGYIEEGKYKIEKPTPFNMEQEELSLTGKHNIYNSLAAGIASNISGIKKDIIRKSLSDFPGVEHRLEKVTKVRGVQYINDSKATNVDACWYALESMKTPVILILGGKDKGNDYNAIKELVKEKCVGLVYLGADNTKLHKFFDQMEIPIKDTHSMKDCVTACYEMAKSGDTVLLSPCCASFDLFHNMEDRGEQFKTLVKNL; encoded by the coding sequence ATGAAAAGAATTGTTATACTAGGAGCTGGTGAAAGCGGCGCAGGAGCTGCTGTACTAGCAAAAAAAGAAGGTCTTGATGTATTTGTTTCTGACATGTCTAAAATCAGCGACAAATATAAGAAACTAATGAATGATCATGACATTGAGTGGGAGGAAGAGCATCACACAAAAGATAAAATACTAAATGCCGACGAAATAATAAAGAGTCCGGGCATACCATTCAGTGCTCCTATGATACAGAAGGTCATCGAGAAAGGTATACATATAATAAGTGAAATAGAATTTGCAGGCAGATATACAGATTCTAAAATGATTTGTATTACAGGCAGCAACGGTAAAACGACTACTACATCTCTTATTTATCATATATTTAAATCAGCTGGATATGATGTTGGTCTTGCAGGCAACATTGGCATAAGTCTTGCACTACAAGTAGCCGAATCACCTCACAAATACTATATCATTGAGCTTAGTTCATTCCAGTTGGACAACATGTACAATTTCCGCGCAAATATAGCTATTTTGCTCAATATAACTCCAGACCATCTGGACAGATATAATAACTGCATGCAAAATTATGTGGATGCAAAAATGAAAATTATTCAGAACCAGACGGAGGATGATTCTTTTATATATTGGAACGATGATCCTATAATCAAGAAAGAATTAAGCAGATATGACATTAAAGCTGTTAAATGTCCATTTGCTGAACTAAAAGAAAAAGGAGCTATCGGATACATAGAAGAAGGAAAATATAAGATAGAAAAGCCTACCCCATTCAATATGGAACAAGAAGAGTTAAGTTTGACTGGCAAACATAATATATACAACTCGCTTGCAGCTGGGATAGCATCTAACATATCAGGAATTAAGAAGGACATCATCAGAAAAAGTCTTAGTGATTTTCCCGGAGTAGAGCACCGCTTGGAAAAAGTAACTAAAGTACGTGGGGTACAATATATCAACGATTCAAAAGCAACGAATGTTGACGCATGCTGGTATGCACTAGAGAGTATGAAAACGCCTGTTATACTTATTCTTGGAGGTAAAGATAAAGGTAATGATTATAATGCTATCAAAGAACTTGTAAAAGAAAAATGTGTTGGACTCGTCTATCTTGGTGCAGACAACACAAAACTTCACAAATTCTTTGACCAAATGGAAATACCTATAAAAGATACTCACAGCATGAAAGATTGTGTGACTGCATGCTATGAAATGGCTAAATCGGGCGATACAGTCTTACTTAGTCCATGTTGTGCCAGCTTCGATCTATTCCATAATATGGAAGACCGTGGCGAACAATTCAAAACATTAGTTAAGAATCTATAG
- a CDS encoding FtsW/RodA/SpoVE family cell cycle protein, whose product MVFFFLCMISIVEVYSASSELTYKKGNYLSPIIYHCAILAAGLFVMVITLNIKCKYFKLFTPFLLFLALTTLIIVFLTGHSTNGAQRWISVFGMQFQPSEIAKGAMILAEAQILSAMQTDNGADKRAFKYILIVAGFMVLPIAVENLSTAVLLCMVIIMMMIIGRVPKLQIGKLMGIIMIMVALAFAIIMIFGTDKSKETSKTNLEEQVAQNKKSSTIEKIFHRADTWKSRINKFMSDKEVAPEDYDLDKDAQVAHSNIAIASSNIVGKGPGNSVERDFLSQAFSDFIYAIIIEEMGIEGAIIVAFLYVVLLFRTGRIANRCENNFPAFLAMGLALMLVTQAIFNMLVAVGLAPVTGQPLPLVSKGGTSTIINCAYIGVILSISRSSVKREDDKEISDDTQTEVKRNSQICE is encoded by the coding sequence ATGGTATTCTTTTTCCTTTGTATGATTAGTATAGTTGAGGTATATAGTGCATCTAGCGAACTGACTTACAAAAAAGGTAATTATCTATCACCGATAATTTACCATTGCGCCATACTGGCTGCAGGATTATTTGTAATGGTAATAACCCTTAACATAAAATGCAAATACTTCAAGTTATTCACACCGTTTCTTCTATTCTTGGCATTAACTACACTCATTATAGTGTTTCTGACAGGACACTCTACCAATGGTGCACAAAGATGGATAAGTGTTTTTGGAATGCAATTCCAACCTTCTGAAATTGCGAAAGGTGCGATGATTCTAGCCGAAGCACAAATATTAAGTGCCATGCAAACAGATAATGGAGCTGATAAAAGGGCATTCAAATATATACTGATTGTTGCCGGTTTCATGGTATTACCCATAGCTGTAGAAAACTTATCTACAGCTGTGTTACTCTGCATGGTCATAATAATGATGATGATCATAGGGAGAGTTCCTAAATTGCAGATTGGTAAACTGATGGGTATTATAATGATAATGGTAGCCTTGGCTTTTGCGATAATTATGATTTTCGGTACCGACAAATCGAAAGAAACTTCAAAGACCAATCTTGAAGAACAAGTAGCGCAAAACAAAAAGTCTTCTACTATTGAGAAAATATTTCATAGAGCAGACACATGGAAATCACGAATTAATAAATTCATGAGCGACAAAGAAGTAGCTCCAGAAGATTACGATTTGGACAAAGATGCACAAGTTGCCCACTCAAATATAGCCATCGCATCATCTAATATTGTAGGAAAAGGCCCTGGAAACTCTGTTGAGAGAGACTTTCTGTCGCAGGCATTTTCAGATTTTATTTACGCAATAATTATTGAAGAGATGGGTATTGAAGGTGCTATAATTGTTGCATTTCTATATGTTGTATTGCTATTTAGAACAGGAAGAATAGCAAATAGATGCGAAAACAACTTTCCTGCATTCCTCGCAATGGGACTTGCCCTTATGCTTGTGACACAAGCTATATTTAACATGCTTGTTGCCGTTGGACTAGCACCTGTAACAGGTCAGCCATTGCCCTTAGTGAGTAAAGGAGGAACATCGACAATAATCAATTGCGCATACATTGGCGTAATACTAAGTATAAGCCGTTCTTCTGTAAAAAGAGAGGATGATAAAGAAATTTCTGACGATACCCAAACAGAAGTGAAGCGAAACTCACAAATATGCGAATAA
- the murC gene encoding UDP-N-acetylmuramate--L-alanine ligase translates to MEIKDIKSVYFVGAGGIGMSAIARYFINRGMVVAGYDKTESELTKQLEKEGMLIHYEEDINAIPHACKDVKSTLVIYTPAIPAKHKELEFFKKGNFEIEKRAQVLGTLTRTHKGLCVAGTHGKTTTSTMAAHILHQSHVDCNAFLGGISKNYGTNYILSDTSDYVVIEADEFDRSFHWLRPYMTVITATDPDHLDIYGTKEAYLESFRHYTTLIQDGGVLIIHKGLEMKDDISKGVKKYDYSLDEGDFHAENILIENGEITFDFISPIESIKNISLGQPVPINIENAIAAMALAQLNGCTAEEIKYGMKTYAGVDRRFDFKIKNDNIVFLSDYAHHPKEIYQSAKSIRELYKDKKITAIFQPHLYTRTRDFYKDFASSLSILDEVILCDIYPAREKPIEGVTSKLIYDNLKEGVKKEMIHKEDVLDYIKNHDFEVLLVLGAGDLDNYVPQMTKILKEKYN, encoded by the coding sequence ATGGAAATTAAAGATATTAAATCAGTCTATTTTGTAGGTGCTGGTGGCATTGGAATGAGTGCTATAGCACGCTATTTCATCAATAGAGGAATGGTTGTTGCCGGATATGACAAGACCGAATCAGAACTAACTAAACAGTTAGAAAAAGAAGGAATGTTAATTCATTACGAAGAAGATATAAATGCAATTCCTCATGCATGCAAAGATGTAAAATCGACACTAGTAATTTACACGCCGGCCATCCCTGCAAAACACAAAGAACTAGAATTTTTCAAAAAAGGAAATTTTGAAATTGAGAAAAGAGCACAAGTTTTAGGAACTCTTACACGCACCCATAAAGGATTGTGTGTTGCTGGAACACATGGAAAGACAACTACATCTACAATGGCTGCACATATATTGCACCAAAGCCATGTAGATTGCAATGCGTTCTTAGGTGGTATATCTAAAAATTACGGGACAAACTACATTTTAAGTGATACAAGCGATTATGTCGTTATTGAAGCAGACGAATTTGATAGATCTTTCCACTGGCTTCGCCCTTATATGACCGTAATAACAGCTACAGACCCAGACCATCTGGACATTTACGGAACAAAAGAAGCTTATCTTGAAAGTTTCCGTCATTATACGACACTCATACAAGATGGTGGTGTTCTGATTATACACAAAGGACTCGAAATGAAAGATGACATCTCTAAAGGTGTTAAAAAATACGATTATAGCCTAGATGAAGGTGATTTTCATGCTGAAAACATTTTAATCGAAAATGGAGAGATCACGTTTGACTTCATTTCTCCTATTGAATCTATCAAAAATATAAGTCTTGGACAACCAGTACCTATTAATATTGAAAACGCTATAGCAGCAATGGCATTAGCGCAATTGAACGGATGCACTGCTGAAGAGATAAAATATGGAATGAAGACATACGCAGGTGTAGATCGCCGCTTTGACTTTAAGATTAAAAACGACAATATAGTATTTTTAAGCGACTATGCACATCATCCAAAAGAGATATACCAAAGTGCGAAAAGCATACGCGAACTATATAAAGACAAGAAAATTACTGCTATATTCCAGCCTCATCTATATACACGTACAAGAGACTTCTATAAAGATTTTGCATCAAGTCTAAGTATCTTAGATGAAGTTATACTTTGCGATATATATCCAGCACGAGAAAAACCTATTGAAGGTGTAACATCAAAGCTTATATATGACAATCTAAAAGAAGGTGTTAAAAAAGAAATGATACATAAAGAGGATGTTCTGGATTATATAAAAAACCATGACTTCGAAGTCCTTTTAGTACTTGGAGCAGGTGATTTGGATAATTACGTTCCACAAATGACGAAAATTTTGAAAGAGAAATATAACTAA
- the murG gene encoding undecaprenyldiphospho-muramoylpentapeptide beta-N-acetylglucosaminyltransferase: protein MNEELRIIISGGGTGGHIFPAISIANAIKAKRPNAKILFVGALGRMEMQRVPAAGYEIKGLPVCGFDRKNLLKNIIVIYKLWKSQRMAKNIIKDFKPMAAVGVGGYASGPTLNQAAKMKIPCLIQEQNSYAGVTNKILAKKANKICVAYDGMDRFFPADKIIKTGNPVRQAILTTTISKEDAIKSFGLDPEKKTILLVGGSLGARTINESILNHIEMVENSGVQFIWQTGKYYNASIMEELKKHKELEMLHVTDFISDMGTAYKAADLVISRAGASSISEFCLIGKPVILVPSPNVAEDHQTKNALALVMKDAALYVKDSEASKSLLGIAIDTVKENEKLNQLSNNILKLGLPNSADIIANEVIKMALQK, encoded by the coding sequence ATGAACGAAGAATTAAGAATCATAATTAGTGGCGGTGGCACAGGCGGACACATTTTCCCGGCTATATCAATTGCTAATGCAATAAAAGCAAAGCGCCCTAATGCTAAGATTCTATTCGTTGGAGCACTTGGACGTATGGAAATGCAGCGTGTTCCAGCAGCTGGATATGAAATTAAGGGACTGCCTGTATGCGGATTTGATAGAAAAAATCTGCTAAAAAACATCATAGTAATTTACAAACTATGGAAGAGTCAACGCATGGCAAAGAACATTATTAAGGATTTCAAGCCTATGGCTGCTGTCGGAGTTGGTGGATACGCTAGTGGGCCTACTCTAAATCAAGCAGCTAAGATGAAGATTCCATGTCTTATACAGGAACAGAACTCCTATGCGGGTGTAACTAATAAGATACTCGCAAAAAAAGCTAATAAGATATGTGTAGCTTATGATGGGATGGATAGATTCTTCCCCGCTGACAAAATAATAAAAACTGGTAATCCAGTTAGACAAGCTATATTAACAACTACTATCAGCAAAGAGGATGCTATAAAAAGTTTTGGATTAGATCCCGAAAAGAAGACCATATTACTCGTTGGAGGAAGCCTTGGTGCACGTACAATTAACGAGAGCATCTTAAATCACATTGAGATGGTTGAAAATTCAGGGGTTCAATTTATATGGCAAACTGGTAAATATTACAATGCCAGTATAATGGAAGAATTGAAAAAACATAAAGAATTAGAAATGCTACATGTCACTGATTTTATATCAGACATGGGAACAGCATATAAAGCTGCGGATTTAGTTATAAGCAGAGCTGGAGCAAGTAGCATATCTGAGTTCTGCCTGATCGGCAAACCCGTAATTTTAGTTCCTTCGCCTAATGTTGCAGAAGATCATCAGACTAAGAATGCATTAGCATTAGTCATGAAGGACGCTGCATTATATGTAAAAGACTCTGAAGCATCCAAATCACTACTTGGAATAGCAATAGATACGGTGAAAGAAAACGAAAAACTTAATCAACTTAGTAACAATATATTAAAATTAGGATTACCTAATTCTGCAGATATCATAGCCAATGAAGTAATAAAAATGGCTTTGCAAAAATAA